One Curtobacterium herbarum genomic window carries:
- a CDS encoding spermidine synthase, which produces MADAFDGFRVGAGYAVVEPDRHRPGSFTLVVDGTPQSHVDLEDPTHLAFEYIRRIGHAIDLLPSGPVTALHLGAGALTLPRYVAVTRPGSRQQVIELERDLVDHVRDALPFPRGASIRVRYGDAREVMEKLPAGLRGTVDLAVVDVFSGARTPAHVTSVEFYRSVASFLSPTGMIAVNVADGAGLAFARGQASTLQSVLPSVAAVADTGMLKGRRFGNIVLLGSPGELPIADMPRRYSSDPLPSKVVHGDELRAFIAGAPIVTDTTAVGSPEPNKSVFGA; this is translated from the coding sequence ATGGCTGATGCGTTCGACGGGTTCCGGGTGGGTGCGGGGTACGCGGTCGTCGAGCCCGACCGGCACCGGCCGGGGTCGTTCACCCTGGTGGTGGACGGGACGCCGCAGTCACACGTCGACCTCGAGGACCCGACGCACCTGGCGTTCGAGTACATCCGGCGGATCGGGCACGCGATCGACCTGCTGCCGTCGGGTCCGGTGACGGCGCTGCACCTGGGCGCCGGAGCGCTGACCCTGCCGCGGTACGTGGCGGTGACCCGACCGGGCTCCCGGCAGCAGGTGATCGAGCTCGAGCGGGACCTGGTCGACCACGTCCGGGACGCCCTGCCGTTCCCCCGCGGCGCGTCGATCCGGGTGCGGTACGGCGACGCCCGGGAGGTCATGGAGAAGCTGCCGGCCGGGCTCCGCGGCACCGTCGACCTGGCCGTCGTCGACGTGTTCTCCGGTGCCCGCACGCCGGCGCACGTGACGAGTGTCGAGTTCTACCGGTCCGTCGCGTCCTTCCTGTCCCCGACCGGGATGATCGCGGTGAACGTCGCGGACGGTGCCGGGCTGGCGTTCGCCCGCGGGCAGGCCTCGACGCTGCAGTCGGTCCTGCCCTCGGTGGCGGCGGTGGCGGACACCGGGATGCTCAAGGGACGCCGCTTCGGCAACATCGTGCTGCTCGGCTCCCCCGGCGAGCTGCCGATCGCCGACATGCCCCGGCGCTACTCGTCGGACCCGCTGCCGAGCAAGGTCGTGCACGGCGACGAGCTGCGGGCCTTCATCGCCGGCGCACCGATCGTCACCGACACCACGGCCGTCGGGTCGCCCGAGCCGAACAAGTCGGTCTTCGGCGCCTGA
- a CDS encoding SprT-like domain-containing protein, whose protein sequence is MTLLDDVRTRAAELMGRHLPDGSWAFAFDNAKTRAGQCDFARRRITVSRHLATRFTPEDVEQVLLHEIAHALSGPRAGHGPAWRRTARGLGYTGSRLHDGPIASELAPWVGSCPAGHEHFRYRTPTRPLACARCGRRFDERNVITWHRRTEATILDSTDRAGGAPLTR, encoded by the coding sequence GTGACGCTGCTCGACGACGTCCGGACCCGCGCCGCGGAGCTGATGGGCCGGCATCTGCCCGACGGCTCGTGGGCGTTCGCGTTCGACAACGCGAAGACCCGCGCCGGCCAGTGCGACTTCGCCCGTCGCCGGATCACGGTGAGTCGGCACCTCGCCACCCGGTTCACACCCGAGGACGTCGAGCAGGTGCTGCTGCACGAGATCGCGCACGCGCTGAGCGGGCCGCGCGCCGGACACGGCCCCGCATGGCGTCGGACCGCCCGGGGGCTCGGCTACACCGGCTCGCGGCTGCACGACGGCCCGATCGCCAGTGAACTCGCCCCGTGGGTGGGGAGCTGTCCTGCGGGACACGAGCACTTCCGCTACCGGACGCCCACCCGGCCGCTGGCGTGTGCCCGCTGTGGGCGGCGGTTCGACGAGCGGAACGTCATCACCTGGCACCGTCGGACCGAGGCGACTATCCTAGATTCGACAGATCGTGCCGGAGGCGCGCCGCTCACCCGTTAG
- a CDS encoding response regulator transcription factor, whose amino-acid sequence MTIRVLVADDQAIVRDGLVTVLSLVDDLEVVGEAEDGAAAVAMVAALTPDVVLMDLRMPVLDGAAATGRITAEHPGVAVLVLTTYADDDSILTALAAGARGYLTKDAGRAEIATAIRAVASGQTTFDATAGAAVLARLAAGAAGAGAAASSPASSGAAGGVPDVRQRFPELTPREADVLTRIAEGRTNPEIAAELFLTVPTVKSYVNQVFTKLGVRTRAEAVARVLR is encoded by the coding sequence GTGACGATCCGGGTGCTGGTCGCCGACGACCAGGCGATCGTCCGGGACGGCCTGGTCACGGTGCTCTCGCTCGTCGACGACCTGGAGGTCGTGGGCGAAGCCGAGGACGGCGCGGCCGCCGTCGCCATGGTCGCGGCGCTGACCCCGGACGTCGTGCTCATGGACCTGCGGATGCCCGTCCTCGACGGCGCTGCGGCGACCGGGCGGATCACCGCGGAGCACCCGGGGGTCGCGGTCCTCGTGCTGACGACCTACGCGGACGACGACTCGATCCTCACCGCGCTCGCCGCGGGCGCCCGGGGGTACCTGACCAAGGACGCCGGCCGCGCGGAGATCGCCACCGCGATCCGGGCGGTGGCCTCGGGGCAGACGACGTTCGACGCGACCGCGGGGGCGGCGGTCCTGGCACGCTTGGCGGCCGGAGCAGCCGGTGCCGGTGCGGCGGCCTCGAGTCCGGCGTCCTCCGGAGCGGCGGGCGGGGTGCCGGACGTGCGGCAGCGGTTCCCGGAACTGACCCCGCGTGAGGCCGACGTGCTGACCCGCATCGCCGAGGGCCGCACGAACCCGGAGATCGCCGCCGAGCTGTTCCTGACCGTGCCGACCGTGAAGTCGTACGTCAACCAGGTCTTCACGAAGCTCGGTGTCCGGACCCGGGCGGAGGCCGTCGCCCGCGTCCTGCGCTGA
- a CDS encoding Nramp family divalent metal transporter has protein sequence MTDTATPVVGQRPPGRRATGLGLLGPAFVAAIAYVDPGNVAANLTAGARYGYLLLWVLIAANASAVVVQYLSAKLGIVTGRSLPELLGLRMRRTPRLLFWAQAEVVAAATDVAEVIGGALALHLLFGVPLVVGGLITGVVSMAILLLQHHRGARTFEAVVTAMLAVLTIGFCAGLLFAQVSPAALVAGIAPRFADSGSVLLAASMLGATVMPHAVYLHSALARDRHGDTAVGPERRRVLVATRWDVALALVLAGGVNIAMLVLAAATLQGVSGTDSIPGAQHAIAENVGPVVGVLFSVGLLASGLASTSVGCMAGAEIMHGLLHVRVPLVVRRLVTLVPAIVLLALRYDPTQLLVISQVVLSFGIAFAIVPLVTYTSRRSVMGDDVNALGTKVLAWLIAAVIVALNVALIVLTVTG, from the coding sequence ATGACGGACACCGCCACCCCGGTCGTGGGCCAGCGCCCGCCGGGCCGCCGCGCCACCGGACTGGGCCTGCTCGGTCCGGCGTTCGTCGCGGCGATCGCCTACGTCGACCCCGGCAACGTCGCCGCGAACCTGACCGCGGGCGCCCGCTACGGCTACCTGCTGCTGTGGGTGCTGATCGCCGCGAACGCCAGTGCCGTCGTCGTCCAGTACCTCTCCGCGAAGCTCGGCATCGTCACCGGCCGGTCCCTGCCCGAACTGCTCGGTCTGCGGATGCGCCGCACACCCCGGCTGCTGTTCTGGGCGCAGGCCGAGGTCGTCGCCGCCGCCACCGACGTCGCAGAGGTGATCGGCGGCGCCCTCGCCCTGCACCTGCTCTTCGGCGTCCCGCTCGTGGTCGGCGGACTGATCACCGGCGTGGTGTCGATGGCGATCCTGCTGCTCCAGCACCACCGCGGCGCCCGGACCTTCGAGGCCGTCGTCACGGCGATGCTCGCGGTGCTGACGATCGGGTTCTGCGCCGGGCTGCTGTTCGCGCAGGTCTCGCCCGCGGCGCTCGTCGCGGGGATCGCCCCGCGGTTCGCCGACTCCGGCTCGGTGCTGCTCGCCGCGTCGATGCTCGGCGCGACGGTCATGCCGCACGCGGTGTACCTGCACTCAGCCCTGGCCCGCGACCGGCACGGGGACACCGCCGTCGGCCCCGAGCGCCGGCGCGTGCTGGTGGCGACGCGGTGGGACGTGGCCCTGGCGCTCGTCCTCGCCGGCGGGGTGAACATCGCGATGCTCGTCCTCGCCGCGGCCACGCTGCAGGGGGTGTCCGGCACCGACTCGATCCCGGGAGCGCAGCACGCCATCGCCGAGAACGTCGGCCCTGTGGTCGGGGTGCTCTTCTCGGTCGGGCTGCTGGCGTCCGGGCTCGCATCCACCTCCGTCGGCTGCATGGCCGGGGCGGAGATCATGCACGGCCTGCTGCACGTGCGGGTGCCGCTCGTCGTCCGGCGACTGGTCACGCTCGTGCCGGCGATCGTGCTGCTGGCGCTGCGGTACGACCCGACACAGCTGCTGGTGATCAGCCAGGTGGTGCTGAGCTTCGGGATCGCCTTCGCGATCGTGCCGCTGGTGACCTACACGTCACGGCGGAGCGTCATGGGTGACGACGTCAACGCGCTCGGCACGAAGGTGCTCGCCTGGCTCATCGCGGCGGTGATCGTCGCGCTGAACGTCGCGCTGATCGTGCTCACCGTCACGGGCTGA
- a CDS encoding CGNR zinc finger domain-containing protein yields the protein MRTGQDIRTDAGSSWFFDAGRIALDFAHTGGFADDPDRRRPRGHLGELLATPADLDEWLGLHTEPIDLGATARELQDARALRAAIARLATAAAPAPADSAADRTAVAVGLRAGTGRTRPAPDDIDTVNLFAALPDVPPSLPGGRRRAGANRVRLAQALSSVARDAVALLTEVGFDDVEAEGRPARLSRCSAPDCGLVFYDSSRGGTRRWCSMQRCGNRAKVRAHRARRAAV from the coding sequence ATGCGAACAGGGCAGGACATCCGGACCGATGCCGGGTCGTCGTGGTTCTTCGATGCGGGCCGGATCGCCCTGGACTTCGCACACACCGGTGGGTTCGCCGACGACCCGGACCGGCGCCGCCCCCGCGGACACCTCGGGGAGCTGCTGGCCACGCCCGCGGACCTCGACGAGTGGCTCGGGTTGCACACCGAACCGATCGACCTCGGTGCGACCGCGCGCGAGCTGCAGGACGCCCGCGCACTCCGGGCCGCGATCGCCCGCCTGGCCACCGCGGCCGCCCCGGCACCCGCGGACTCGGCTGCCGACCGGACCGCTGTCGCCGTCGGCCTCCGCGCCGGCACCGGACGGACCCGGCCGGCGCCGGACGACATCGACACGGTGAACCTGTTCGCCGCCCTGCCGGACGTGCCCCCGAGCCTCCCGGGTGGCCGACGCCGTGCCGGGGCGAACCGGGTGCGGCTCGCACAGGCACTGTCGAGCGTCGCGCGCGACGCCGTCGCCCTGCTCACCGAGGTCGGCTTCGACGACGTCGAGGCGGAGGGGCGCCCGGCCCGCCTGAGTCGGTGCTCGGCGCCGGACTGCGGCCTGGTGTTCTACGACTCCTCGCGCGGCGGCACGCGCCGCTGGTGCTCGATGCAGCGCTGCGGCAACCGGGCGAAGGTCCGCGCCCACCGGGCCCGCCGCGCGGCCGTCTGA
- a CDS encoding sensor histidine kinase has protein sequence MTELRGPEGRAAGTDPARGRSRAGVSVGLNAIGIVVVAFWFVRNGVAEELPLWVWLAGAVALAAWAVREYGPPRLAVPAAVVMVVAGALAVVHTDGLLLVPVIIGLVVLEAAPTLPVWVAVVAALVAVAVVAAVATAAGTSVALVLGTALGLALGVVIGVSRRQLRTAEEQTRVLEEQARQADRDQQRAGLLADRARVARDVHDVLAHSLGGLVLQLDAVEALLEAGRVDDARQRASDARTLAADGLTEARRAVRALRDDQPGDVVPAGAAGPDARDEAEPARASRPTGDGIAALVDAHRSFGGTAVVQGDLDLHDVDEPTRAVVVAGVREALSNARRHAPGRPVSLSVIRDGDAVDVVVANPVAADGHGLLGMRERFAELGGAATVEAERSDGEFVVAMHVPVARSAGRPTRGATTGRTS, from the coding sequence ATGACCGAGCTCCGCGGCCCCGAGGGGCGTGCCGCCGGGACCGACCCCGCACGGGGCCGGTCCCGCGCCGGGGTGTCGGTGGGGCTCAACGCGATCGGCATCGTCGTCGTCGCCTTCTGGTTCGTCCGGAACGGCGTCGCCGAGGAACTGCCGCTGTGGGTCTGGCTCGCCGGGGCCGTGGCGCTCGCCGCCTGGGCCGTCCGCGAGTACGGCCCACCCCGCCTCGCCGTGCCCGCCGCCGTGGTGATGGTCGTCGCCGGCGCACTCGCGGTCGTCCACACCGACGGGCTCCTGCTCGTCCCGGTCATCATCGGGCTCGTCGTCCTCGAGGCCGCGCCGACCCTCCCCGTCTGGGTCGCCGTCGTCGCCGCGCTCGTCGCCGTGGCCGTCGTCGCCGCGGTCGCCACGGCCGCCGGCACCTCCGTCGCACTGGTCCTCGGCACCGCCCTCGGCCTGGCGCTCGGCGTCGTGATCGGCGTCAGCCGCCGACAGCTCCGGACGGCCGAGGAGCAGACCCGCGTCCTCGAGGAGCAGGCTCGCCAGGCCGACCGGGACCAGCAGCGGGCGGGCCTGCTCGCCGACCGGGCGCGGGTCGCCCGGGACGTGCACGACGTCCTGGCACACTCGCTCGGCGGACTCGTCCTGCAGCTCGACGCCGTGGAGGCCCTCCTCGAGGCCGGCCGGGTCGACGACGCCCGACAGCGCGCGTCCGACGCCCGCACACTCGCCGCCGACGGACTCACCGAGGCACGCCGGGCGGTCCGCGCGCTCCGCGACGACCAGCCCGGCGACGTGGTCCCCGCGGGTGCCGCCGGACCGGACGCGAGGGACGAGGCGGAGCCGGCACGGGCCTCCCGGCCGACCGGTGACGGCATCGCCGCCCTCGTCGACGCGCACCGTTCCTTCGGCGGCACCGCCGTCGTGCAGGGCGACCTCGACCTGCACGACGTCGACGAGCCCACCCGCGCGGTCGTCGTGGCCGGCGTCCGGGAGGCCCTCAGCAACGCCCGCAGACACGCCCCCGGCCGCCCCGTGTCCCTGTCCGTCATCCGGGACGGCGACGCCGTGGACGTCGTCGTCGCGAACCCGGTCGCCGCCGACGGACACGGTCTGCTCGGCATGCGTGAGCGGTTCGCGGAGCTCGGCGGGGCGGCGACCGTCGAGGCGGAGCGGTCCGACGGCGAGTTCGTCGTCGCGATGCACGTGCCGGTCGCCCGGTCCGCGGGGCGTCCGACGCGCGGCGCCACGACCGGCCGGACCTCGTGA
- a CDS encoding DUF427 domain-containing protein: MQALIGDTVIAEAPETDLIQIEGNWYFPPASVKTELFSESPTQYHCPWKGDTQYWTVTVDGQQHVDAAWSYPQPIPTSFDRVGKDYSGYVAFWKDAKVSE; the protein is encoded by the coding sequence ATGCAGGCACTGATCGGTGACACCGTCATCGCGGAGGCCCCGGAGACGGACCTCATCCAGATCGAGGGCAACTGGTACTTCCCGCCGGCGAGCGTGAAGACCGAGCTCTTCAGCGAGAGCCCCACGCAGTACCACTGCCCGTGGAAGGGCGACACGCAGTACTGGACCGTGACCGTCGACGGGCAGCAGCACGTCGACGCAGCGTGGTCCTACCCGCAGCCGATCCCGACGTCGTTCGACCGCGTCGGCAAGGACTACAGCGGGTACGTCGCGTTCTGGAAGGACGCCAAGGTCTCCGAGTGA